The genome window tgcaCCATAGGAGTGTCGGGTTCAACAGAACTCAGTATTTTTAATATGGAATAaaaatttatgtataaaaattcactaatatatatatatatatacaaacttCGTGTTGGGAAAATATGTTTCATTTCTCATCTCATGGAAAACCCTTTTCGCTCCGCTTAGCCTTATCCCCCTCTAGGGGTATTTTAGTGATAGGTTCTATAGGAACTGGACAATCCTATTTGCTCAAATACCTAGCGACAAACTCCTAAGTatcaaaataaagataaaaatgacTGCGCCAACTTGATATTTTGGTATTATTGCCATAAAGAAAAGCTTTCGGATTTTCTAGAGAAGATGGGATCATAACTTACTAAATTTGAAACTTTCTATTCCATTTTCCGTtgcaactatatatatatatatatatatatagagggtCTTTGATAACATACTATGTGAAAGGTAGTATGTTAGCAAGATACTCATTTTCTCTTTACCTAAAATATCCCTAGTAGCCTATTGGAACACATTAATATAGGAGGCTTTTTGGTCTTTTCACGAATAACACTAAACCCAACACATCTCATACCCATTTTCCCGTCCCTCTCATTGAGATTTGTCCTTCTCTCTCTTCTCCTTCTCTTTTTCCCATTTTCTCTATTCCCATATTCATCTTCAATATCAAGTAAAGGATACCATGGCTATAATCTCTAATATATAACAAAAAATGTTTTTCAATTTTGATACCCCGATCTATTAGATTAAACTTATTTCTTGTCTTGTATTTTGTTTTAGATATTCCAAGGCAGTCTTGGAAAGAAGAGATACACTACAACATTATTGGAGTTACAAATATAATCAACTCTTTTGCTTTGAGGAGTTTATCATGtgtgtgttttggaacttgtccCCTGGCGAGATTATCAAGCTCCTTTTTCTTACTGAAAAAATTATGTTTTTTTTCTTACTGAAAGTGggtttagtttttatttttagtttcagCAGAGCTTCTTGTGGAGTAATTAAAAACACAATTTACAATCCATCAAGAAGGAATTGAAGCTAAGAAAATGGATTGAAATCTGCAAAGGGAGAGCTTGCAGACAAAGAAAATTAAAGTTGGATCCTTTTACTTGGAGAAACACTAGTGTAAAAAGAACAAAATTGGATGACCGAAAAGACAAAAGAACCCCTTTAACTCAGTTGTTACTTGTTAGTATGTTATGAAGGATAATTTAGGTAAAGAGGAAATGGGTATCTTGCTAACATACTacctttttatattatattaGCAAGactcatacatatatatatatttatatatatgaatTATGAACCTATAACTTTAAAAAATACAATGAGTTTAATGATTAGAAAATTAAAGGTTGAATCCATAAAATTAAATTCTAGATCCGCCTATGTGAATAGAAATCAGATTTTTTTTACCACCTCTATCAATCTCAAAACTCAATTATACTAAGCTGGCCCGTTCAAACCAAAACTGACTTATTGAATTGATATCACAAGGGGAAGATATATATGAAAATTAAAGAAACTTTGGAAATTTTTTCCTTTGATCCAATCAAGATGTGCACAAGTTGCATATCAACATTCTTCTTAATACTCCATACGCATTTGCAGTTGAGAACATTAAATTTTGTGAAAATGAAAGAGCACTGAGAAAGTGGACTAAAGAATGGTTATCTTGAGCTTGTGTCTTTTCCAATCAACTTCCAcagacataataataataataataataataataataataataataataataataataataacatagaaTAATCCCAAAATCTTCAACTAATATAAAGTCATATGTTAGATATTATGCCAAGTGACTTTAATTGTATGAGGAAATATAGGTTCATGAATTcctaaatttttctaaaaaagaaTAGTATCACTTAATTAGTCCTTTCGTTTCAATTAATATGGTGTAGTTTGAAGAGACATGAAGTTATAGTAAAAAAATTCATATCGTTGACCCTAACTTTATTTGGGACTGATAGTTATGGTTGTATACCAAACCCGCGTCAATgactccaaaaaaaaaaacttcagAAGAATAATGTTGTTTCCTTGCTATCTAAAACCCTAAATCAGCCACCATTATTAGTTCCCACATTATTTATTATAACCTCTTGAAATACTTTAAAGGAATAATGTTATTTGCTTACTAATATATGTTATTAaactgtatttgtaaaataattttggagaagataaaataacatataaacagaaatgtaaacgaaacagaatttaatccgagcccactgaattcacagtgtttccttaaggaatttaatcccctcctagtacccaagattgtggattattttctcccacgatagaacgaattacacattGGTGTAGCGATACTCCAAACACCAGTGTTTCAGTGAACATAaagatcggtagcaaatcacacttactgttgctttgtttgtagttaaaataatgcagaagaaaggaggagaagtcaGAAATTCGTATAGAAAATCTAagagaatggactggtatttatagccaatgttgagctAAAActtaagaggtgcaactcttcaaatccgaagaggtgccaactgtttcttcaaatctgaagaggtgcaaactattcttcaaatctgaagaggtgcaaactgttcttcaaatccgaagaggtgcaaactgttttgtaaatatcttttacaaaaagcgaagggcatatactattatgtttggatttaatattaatatttcgTTTATAAAAAATCGGATATTTAATAACAActctgttaatatttactattaacaaataaatttggtccaaaaaattaatcaatcaattgatcatttgaccaaatccaaatccaaatccgaagccgaagccgtagccgagccgagcgagcgagcgacggcgcgagacttgccttcttcttaactctttaagagctagaagaagtgcattgtatatatacccatcaaaatcttttcctcttccaatatgggacaatatccctttatcaaggaggaaaactcaaatatttttaattttcctccatttcccattcaccctcttttaagctacatttaagcttaaaaacccAATAATTTTAAactacatttaagcttaaaaatccaacaatcccccacatgaatggggaatggctatatcacggaaatatgcatgaaaaactatgtgattcgcaagcaaggattaattgtatcaggataagtaggttttcctttgaactttccgtagtgaacttatgtcggatatactcagtcaatcggtagatttgatatctttgaaccgtcgaactttggtgtatacttagataaccataagtcacacaaccaacccttaaccgtctttagctcttattgttgtgttcgtttcagccatgaatgCCGCCTGGTTTAATAAGTGCGTAGAAAATTAGCCTTACaaaattccccttgaagcggctaacacttcacacttacataggtgattcctaaacatgttatcccgtagatacactatttgatataccccgtatcaaatttagaagtCATTAAAAagtcttaatgctttatccttggtactgaacattgtctcatcacgagaatgaacCAAACTTTTAGTTgccaatgttgaaccgtcattaatgactttgtttgatctccttgaacctagatcttgggatctccagtcttctaggtagagttaccaccacaatggcttgttctcggccatagtcccattcccctcgatgatttctcaactacctctctagttaggccttttgtaagtggatccgatacattatcgcttgactttacatagtcaatcgtgataattcctctagagagtaattgcctaatggttttatgtcttcgtcgtatatgacgagatttatcgttatacatcacgctcccagcccttccaattgccgcttgactatcgcaatatatgcatattggtgctaacggtttgggccaaaatggaatgtcttccaagaaattccggagccattcaacttcttcaccggctttatctaaggctatgaactcaGCTTCCATTGTAGAACAGGCAATACAAGTTtgcttggacgacttccaagataccgctcctccaccaatagtgaatacatatccacttatggacttagaatcagttgaaccggtgatccaatttgcatcacaatatccctcaatcaccgcaggatatttactgtagtgtaaagcaaagtcctgggtatgttctaaatatcccaaaactcgtttcattgccatctaatgagattgacctggatttctcgtgtatcgactcaatttgcttatagcacaagctatatctggtcgtgtacaattcatgatatacattaagcatcccaacacacgagcataatccaattgtgatatgatttggcctttgttctttgctaatgcaagattcacgtcaattggagtctttgcaactttaaaccctaagtgcttgaattttccaagtattgtattaatataatgagattgtgacaatgccataccttgaggagtcttattgatcttaatccccagaattaaatcaacaactcccaagtccttcatatcaaacttgctagttagcatacgcttagtcgcatttatgttggcaatgtcattactcattatcagcatatcatccacatataagcaaacaatgactatgtgatttggaacatttttaatgtacacacatttatcacattcatttatcttaaaaccatttgacgatattgtttggtcaaatttctcatgccattgtttgggtgaaATACTAGTAAAGCCCTTCATTTCAGATTTCGATTAATAACCATTTTTTCCTCCAAAATATTTCCCTCCAAAATTAGTTAATAACTATTGATTATCCCAAAACATTGATCCCATAAATTATCATTATCTCATGCATGGGAAGATCAAAAGCCTTCGTATATGTATACCTATactattactttttttttttaaatacaatTTATACGGATGGGAAGATCAAAAGTTtagtatgtatatataatattatttttttatttatacgGTATACCTTGTTATACCATACACTTATGTTAAGAGAGCTTTCATTAAACACATAATTCACTACCCTTCCCCTAACCTAAACATGAATGCTAACCTAGAAACTAGTTTGGAGCCATTAAACCCGAATAACATCCTAGAAACTAGGTCGGAGCAACTAAGGAATGCATTACACATATTATTGGGGTTGAATTCGGATGACAGTTTGATGAATGAAGATGAGTCGGTCAACATTAATTCAGACGGCAACTTCAATGATGGAGAAGATCATGTTGACGACGACGAcaacgatgatgatgatgatgatgatgatgatgatgatgatgatgatgatgatgatgatgatgatgatgatgatgatgatgatgacggccATTATTTAGAGGATGGGGGAGAAGGTGGAGAGGACAGAGAAATGTCTAATGAGTTCAATGAAGAAAATCTAGTAATTGGTCCAATTACTGGGATGTGGTTCAGTAATAAGGATGTTATGTTTGATTTTTACAAAGAACATGCAAGATTATCAGGGTTTTGCATTATCAAAAGAATATCAAACAAAAAAGGTGGTGATATTGTTAGGTATGTGCAATATGGTTGTGATAGGTCTAGGAAACCAAGGAATAAGTATGTTACCAAGAGGAGGAACTGTCGTGCTAGAATAAATGGAATTTTGGAGGAGAATGGTTCATGGCATGTTTCAAAGGTGGTTAAAAAACATAATCATCAATTGGAACCAATACAATCGTGATTTATGGCTGGACACAGATCGCTTAGTAAGTCTCTTAAGAGAACTCTTGCAGCCAAAGATATTGCTGGCTTAAGACCCTCAAAAAATATATGAGTCGTTGAAGTACTTGCTGGTGGCCCTGAAAATCTGGGCTGTGCACCAAAGGACTATAGAAATTATATTTTGAAGAGTAGAAAGCTTCAGTTGCAAGAAGGGGACGCACAATCATTACTCAAGTTCTTCAGTGACATGCAGCAAAAAGATAGGGAATTTTACTACTCTGTAGATATGGATAGTTTTGGTCGACTTCGTAATGCCGTATGGGTTCATTCACACTCTAAGGTTGCATATGAGGAGTTTCACGATGTAATTTGCCTTGATACCACATACCTTGTGAATCGATACAATATGCCATTTGCTTTATTTGTTGGTGTCAATCAGCATAGGCAGTCCATACTTTTGGGATGTGCTCTTATGTCTAGTGAGGATACAACAAGTTACAAAATGGTGCTCTCTACATGGCTTGGGGCTCTAAACAATGTTCGTCCATTAGCTATTATGACTGACCAATGTGATAGTATTAAGGCTGTCATCAATGCATTGATGCCAAATACGGTACATAGATATTGTATATGGCATATATTCGCAAAGTTGCCTACGAAGTTAAGCGGAGTTCTTGATGGTAAGATTGTAAAGGCAGAATTTAAGGTTTTAGTCCTTGATAGCATTAACGTTGCTGAGTTTGAGAGAAGATGGACTgattatattataaaatataacttAGATGTAAGGGATTGGTTTTATAAGCTTTATTTAGAGAAGGAAAAATGGGTTCATGTATACCTAAATGACCACTTTTGGGCTGGGATGTTGTCCACACAAAGAAGTGAAGGAATGCATGCTTTCTTTGATGGATTTATCACCCGCCAAAGCACTTTGAAGCTATTTGCTCAGCAATATGAGTTAGCCATAAGAGCTAAGTTCGAGAAAGAATTAGGAGCTGAATATAGGTCAAGGTGCTTTGAACCAAAATGTTTGTCTGAATTCGCATGTGAGGAAAAACTTCAAGTATGTTATACTCGTGAAGTGTTTGAATTTTTTCAAGTACAGTTAAGGAAACTGTCCCATTGTGAAATCAGTACCCCTGAAGATCATCAAGCAAACC of Nicotiana tomentosiformis chromosome 7, ASM39032v3, whole genome shotgun sequence contains these proteins:
- the LOC104114769 gene encoding protein FAR1-RELATED SEQUENCE 6-like; amino-acid sequence: MNANLETSLEPLNPNNILETRSEQLRNALHILLGLNSDDSLMNEDESVNINSDGNFNDGEDHVDDDDNDDDDDDDDDDDDDDDDDDDDDDDDDDDGHYLEDGGEGGEDREMSNEFNEENLVIGPITGMWFSNKDVMFDFYKEHARLSGFCIIKRISNKKGGDIVRYVQYGCDRSRKPRNKYVTKRRNCRARINGILEENVLAGGPENLGCAPKDYRNYILKSRKLQLQEGDAQSLLKFFSDMQQKDREFYYSVDMDSFGRLRNAVWVHSHSKVAYEEFHDVICLDTTYLVNRYNMPFALFVGVNQHRQSILLGCALMSSEDTTSYKMVLSTWLGALNNVRPLAIMTDQCDSIKAVINALMPNTVHRYCIWHIFAKLPTKLSGVLDGKIVKAEFKVLVLDSINVAEFERRWTDYIIKYNLDVRDWFYKLYLEKEKWVHVYLNDHFWAGMLSTQRSEGMHAFFDGFITRQSTLKLFAQQYELAIRAKFEKELGAEYRSRCFEPKCLSEFACEEKLQVCYTREVFEFFQVQLRKLSHCEISTPEDHQANPGVEKYTITNSLFRSFNTRDPFVFTVEYTPIGEYLSCSCKCFETRGILCCHILKVLSHKRIKNVNERELLKHFERVCDIVLDTEVMRQYIKYDFNRLEHDLLNWDDDMIVPNWDLEDTHDGVSEGEGEGGGEGEGEGEGRNIRDPRYVASRGRPRLNRYRGRIDSYFRSSKTGDGSGVKGNMRGRGGGRSGGRGSGRGRARGGGRGGGRSGGTHRLAEGIEQNDTIVPPQSSLLDLNDKANWEVEDLTV